A window from Trueperaceae bacterium encodes these proteins:
- a CDS encoding FAD-dependent oxidoreductase has translation MRDAEPDVDVAIVGAGATGAYLAARLAHAGASVVVLERRLEPPTHTRAIGIHPPGLEALAQVGAAAPLVAAGVPVRRGHGGAGAPGRGLRRLGTVAFDAHLPGPWPFVLTAPQHATEGVLLEHLEALAPGAVRRGVEVRGRREDAAGVTLEATDARGGGTLEVRARDVVACTGARSGAERWVAGRRVGRAFEDRYLMIDLPQAAEAWPDALGALPADEAWIHLAADGVVEAFPLPGGVRRWVARTAVPAAADAAHLARLVAERMGVRLDPGAATMRSSFGVEARRAAPMARGRTWLAGDAAHVVPPLGGQGMTLGWLGADALLDAWRDHREGRATRAEAMATYAHRQTARAQRARLRAEVNLRLGRPTGAPGLRDAALAAALRGPTAPLLARAFTMRRLAGGPRSV, from the coding sequence GTGAGGGACGCCGAACCCGACGTCGACGTCGCGATCGTTGGGGCGGGCGCGACCGGGGCGTACCTCGCCGCCCGCCTCGCGCACGCCGGGGCGTCCGTCGTCGTCCTCGAACGCCGGCTCGAGCCTCCGACCCACACCCGCGCCATCGGGATCCACCCCCCCGGGCTCGAGGCCCTCGCGCAGGTCGGGGCGGCGGCGCCGCTCGTCGCGGCCGGCGTCCCCGTCCGGCGAGGGCACGGCGGCGCGGGCGCCCCCGGGCGGGGGCTGCGGCGGCTGGGGACGGTCGCGTTCGACGCGCACCTGCCCGGCCCCTGGCCGTTCGTCCTGACCGCCCCGCAGCACGCCACCGAAGGGGTCCTCCTCGAGCACCTGGAGGCGCTGGCGCCCGGCGCGGTGCGGCGCGGGGTCGAGGTGCGCGGCCGCCGCGAGGACGCCGCCGGCGTCACGCTGGAGGCGACCGACGCGCGCGGCGGGGGGACGCTCGAGGTGCGCGCCCGCGACGTGGTGGCCTGCACCGGGGCGCGCAGCGGCGCGGAACGCTGGGTCGCCGGGCGTCGCGTCGGGCGTGCGTTCGAGGACCGCTACCTCATGATCGACCTGCCGCAGGCCGCGGAGGCGTGGCCCGACGCGCTGGGCGCCCTCCCCGCCGACGAGGCGTGGATCCACCTCGCGGCGGACGGGGTCGTCGAGGCGTTCCCCCTGCCGGGCGGCGTCCGCCGATGGGTGGCGCGCACAGCGGTCCCCGCCGCGGCGGACGCGGCCCACCTGGCGCGCCTCGTGGCCGAGCGGATGGGGGTCCGGCTCGATCCCGGCGCCGCGACGATGCGCTCGTCGTTCGGCGTCGAGGCGCGCCGCGCCGCCCCCATGGCGCGCGGCCGCACCTGGTTGGCGGGGGACGCCGCCCACGTCGTGCCCCCGCTCGGGGGGCAGGGCATGACGCTCGGCTGGTTGGGCGCCGACGCGCTGCTGGACGCCTGGCGCGACCACCGCGAGGGGCGCGCCACGCGCGCCGAGGCGATGGCGACGTACGCCCACCGGCAGACCGCGCGCGCCCAGCGGGCGCGACTCCGCGCGGAGGTGAACCTGCGCCTGGGGCGCCCGACCGGCGCGCCGGGGCTCCGCGACGCGGCGCTCGCCGCGGCGCTGCGGGGCCCGACCGCACCGCTGTTGGCGCGGGCGTTCACCATGCGGCGCCTGGCGGGCGGACCGCGAAGCGTGTAA
- a CDS encoding methyltransferase domain-containing protein, producing MSVVRRDRLPRAHDLRERMDDPTCDPVRLTRTFAQFGILNDLLSGWRRAWRTVLRPHARAAAREAGVATLLDVGCGGGDVARRLARWAADDGVPLAITAIDRDPRALAFARARPTPAGVTYAGDRPGEDVPDLLAAGRHFDLVVSNHVLHHLPEDELASFLTATDALAVRAVLHDDLFRTPWALPAFAVFALPFRGSFVAVDGRRSIRRAWRPDELAPHLPPGARAARRGAFRLRVLREASTP from the coding sequence GTGAGCGTCGTGCGCCGCGACCGGCTCCCCCGCGCGCACGACCTGCGCGAACGCATGGACGACCCGACGTGCGACCCCGTGCGCCTGACGCGCACCTTCGCGCAGTTCGGGATCCTCAACGACCTGCTGTCCGGCTGGCGTCGCGCGTGGCGGACGGTGCTGCGCCCGCACGCGCGCGCCGCGGCAAGGGAGGCGGGCGTCGCGACGCTCCTGGACGTCGGCTGCGGCGGCGGTGACGTCGCCCGCCGGCTGGCGCGGTGGGCGGCGGACGACGGGGTGCCGCTCGCGATCACCGCGATCGATCGCGACCCGCGCGCGTTGGCGTTCGCCCGCGCCCGCCCCACCCCCGCCGGCGTGACGTACGCCGGCGACCGGCCGGGCGAGGACGTCCCCGACCTCCTCGCCGCCGGGCGCCACTTCGACCTGGTCGTCTCGAACCACGTCCTGCACCACCTCCCCGAGGACGAGCTGGCGTCGTTCCTGACGGCGACCGACGCGTTGGCGGTGCGGGCGGTGCTGCACGACGACCTGTTCCGCACGCCGTGGGCGCTGCCGGCGTTCGCGGTGTTCGCCCTCCCCTTCCGCGGGTCGTTCGTCGCCGTCGACGGGCGGCGCTCCATCCGTCGCGCCTGGCGCCCGGACGAGCTCGCCCCGCACCTGCCCCCCGGCGCGCGGGCGGCGCGCCGCGGGGCCTTCCGGCTGCGGGTCCTACGCGAGGCGTCGACGCCGTGA
- a CDS encoding UbiA family prenyltransferase has product MARTPFRPVRHPWLRHLRLPFNAILTPIWGFGVVAALRETGAPVEPGRLALAWASLHVFLYGGTTAFNSFYDRDTGPVGGMLRPPAVDAGLRPFSLAVQAVGLALAAGVGAAFLGSWAALFAVFTAYSHPAIRLKRDPRLAMTAIALGQGALGFALGWATVAGLAGLTTPWNAARMAVTALLVAGLYVVTQAYQVREDAARGDRTLPVRWGAPRALRAAAASLAAGALVLAADVTGDLGVGAGAIVVVGAAAASTALLRWAGRFDPGAVAANFRIAMRFAVSASLAASALLLAWAFAP; this is encoded by the coding sequence ATGGCGCGCACGCCCTTCCGCCCGGTTCGGCACCCGTGGCTGCGGCACCTGCGGCTCCCGTTCAACGCGATCCTGACGCCCATCTGGGGGTTCGGGGTGGTCGCCGCCCTGCGCGAGACCGGCGCGCCGGTCGAGCCGGGACGCCTGGCGCTGGCGTGGGCGTCGCTGCACGTGTTCCTGTACGGCGGGACGACCGCCTTCAACTCGTTCTACGACCGCGATACCGGACCGGTCGGCGGGATGCTCCGCCCTCCGGCCGTCGACGCGGGGCTGAGGCCGTTCTCGCTGGCGGTGCAGGCGGTCGGCCTGGCCCTCGCCGCGGGGGTCGGCGCGGCCTTCCTGGGGTCGTGGGCGGCGCTGTTCGCCGTCTTCACCGCGTACTCGCACCCCGCAATCCGCCTCAAGCGCGACCCGAGGCTCGCCATGACGGCGATCGCGCTGGGCCAGGGGGCGCTCGGGTTCGCGCTGGGGTGGGCCACGGTCGCCGGCCTGGCGGGGCTGACCACCCCGTGGAACGCCGCCCGCATGGCGGTCACCGCCCTCCTCGTCGCGGGGCTGTACGTCGTGACGCAGGCGTACCAGGTGCGCGAGGACGCGGCGCGCGGCGACCGGACGTTGCCGGTGCGCTGGGGCGCCCCGCGCGCACTGCGCGCCGCAGCGGCGTCGCTCGCAGCGGGCGCGCTCGTGCTCGCAGCCGACGTGACCGGCGACCTGGGCGTCGGCGCGGGCGCGATCGTGGTCGTCGGCGCCGCCGCAGCGTCCACCGCCCTGCTGCGCTGGGCGGGGCGCTTCGATCCAGGCGCCGTCGCGGCGAACTTCCGCATCGCGATGCGCTTCGCGGTGAGCGCTTCGCTGGCGGCGTCGGCGTTGCTGCTCGCGTGGGCGTTCGCGCCG